One window of the Runella slithyformis DSM 19594 genome contains the following:
- a CDS encoding HAD family hydrolase: MSQLAVIFDMDGVIADTNPTHDVAWRQFLNRYEIVPTEDELQNHMYGKHNSYILSYFLKREIVADELLRLQFEKEALFRELYTGIAQPLPGLLAFLKDLHKNGVRLGIATSAPVENLEMMVGQIPLLKEVMSSMLSEKDVSHHKPHPEVYLKSAAGLGIDPSRCIVFEDSVSGVKAGLAAGMKVVGVTTSHAAADLPPCSGYVNDYLGLSFEFIQHLLNQSVSV; this comes from the coding sequence ATGTCACAACTTGCAGTAATCTTTGACATGGACGGCGTGATTGCCGATACGAATCCCACCCACGACGTAGCCTGGCGACAATTTCTCAATCGTTATGAAATTGTTCCGACCGAGGATGAACTTCAAAATCACATGTATGGGAAACACAACAGCTACATTCTCAGCTATTTTCTGAAACGGGAAATAGTAGCCGATGAGCTTTTGCGGTTACAGTTTGAAAAAGAAGCCCTTTTCAGAGAATTATATACAGGTATTGCCCAACCCCTGCCGGGCTTATTGGCATTTTTGAAAGATTTGCATAAAAACGGCGTCAGGTTAGGCATAGCCACTTCGGCTCCCGTTGAGAATTTGGAAATGATGGTGGGGCAAATCCCTTTGTTGAAGGAAGTTATGAGTTCAATGCTGTCAGAAAAGGATGTCAGTCACCATAAGCCTCATCCGGAAGTATACCTGAAAAGTGCCGCCGGACTGGGTATTGACCCATCACGGTGCATCGTTTTTGAGGATTCCGTTTCGGGGGTTAAAGCGGGCCTGGCAGCAGGGATGAAAGTGGTCGGGGTCACTACCTCCCATGCTGCCGCCGATCTCCCTCCGTGCAGCGGTTATGTGAATGACTATCTTGGTCTGTCCTTTGAATTTATTCAGCACCTGCTCAATCAGTCCGTTTCCGTTTAA
- a CDS encoding AraC family transcriptional regulator produces MARLEFETIQPTVGSSFRLYHAADEESCRVYWHHHPEYEIVYIPSGRGRRQIGQHLSRYEEGELVFIGPNIPHLNFAYGQSSDFEEYVIQMREDFLGKEFLKNVEMESIQWLFQKSKRGLAFGMNTKQKVGEKIRQMPHQTSFERMMTLLWVLQEMALATDVELLHSEDKSPDVPPKETERLRQIYAFVEMHFQTEMDPNEVAATVNLSLPAFCRYFKKMTRQTFTEFVNEYRINHARVMLLQNVNVAEVAFECGFNNLSHFNRTFRKLTHRSPTAYRQQFSTTVYPRS; encoded by the coding sequence ATGGCACGTTTAGAATTTGAAACAATTCAGCCCACTGTCGGCAGTTCCTTTCGGTTGTATCACGCTGCCGATGAAGAAAGCTGCCGCGTTTATTGGCACCACCATCCCGAATACGAAATAGTCTATATTCCTTCGGGCAGAGGACGAAGGCAAATCGGTCAGCATTTATCCCGCTATGAAGAAGGCGAGTTGGTATTTATCGGTCCAAACATTCCGCATCTTAATTTTGCGTATGGCCAAAGCAGTGATTTTGAGGAGTATGTCATCCAAATGCGCGAAGATTTTTTAGGAAAAGAATTTTTGAAAAATGTGGAGATGGAGTCCATTCAATGGCTTTTTCAAAAGTCAAAGCGAGGCTTGGCTTTCGGAATGAATACGAAACAAAAAGTGGGTGAAAAAATAAGACAGATGCCGCATCAAACGAGTTTTGAACGCATGATGACGCTGCTTTGGGTACTACAGGAAATGGCCCTGGCTACAGATGTTGAATTGCTTCACTCGGAAGATAAAAGCCCCGATGTGCCCCCGAAAGAAACGGAGCGCCTGCGGCAAATATACGCCTTTGTGGAAATGCACTTTCAAACGGAAATGGATCCCAATGAAGTGGCTGCAACGGTCAATTTAAGCCTGCCCGCTTTTTGTCGTTATTTCAAAAAAATGACCCGGCAAACCTTTACGGAATTTGTCAATGAGTATCGTATCAATCACGCGCGGGTAATGCTGCTTCAAAACGTCAATGTGGCAGAGGTAGCTTTTGAGTGCGGTTTCAATAATCTTTCCCATTTTAACCGTACGTTTCGAAAACTCACCCACCGGAGTCCCACCGCCTACCGCCAACAATTTTCGACAACTGTTTACCCGCGGTCTTAA
- a CDS encoding VOC family protein: MYIEHIALWCRDLERMRAFYEQYFGAVSNEKYVNAQNRFESYFLSFVNGPRLELMQKVDVPMHANDVYAQFTGLIHFAVCVGSEAKVDQLTERLRNDGYEIVGEPRRTGDGYYESVIFDPEQNRIEITG; this comes from the coding sequence ATGTATATAGAACACATAGCGCTTTGGTGTCGTGATTTGGAACGGATGCGGGCTTTCTACGAACAGTATTTCGGGGCGGTTTCCAACGAAAAATACGTAAACGCCCAAAACCGGTTTGAATCTTACTTTTTATCCTTTGTCAACGGCCCCCGGTTGGAGCTTATGCAAAAGGTCGATGTACCGATGCACGCAAATGATGTGTATGCGCAATTTACGGGCCTTATCCATTTTGCAGTGTGTGTAGGAAGTGAAGCGAAGGTAGATCAACTTACCGAACGCCTTCGTAACGATGGATACGAAATCGTTGGAGAGCCGCGCCGGACGGGTGACGGCTACTACGAAAGTGTCATCTTTGATCCTGAACAGAACAGGATTGAAATCACCGGATAA